One window from the genome of Xiphophorus hellerii strain 12219 chromosome 16, Xiphophorus_hellerii-4.1, whole genome shotgun sequence encodes:
- the nudt9 gene encoding ADP-ribose pyrophosphatase, mitochondrial, with translation MVFSSSRRHWISAVRLAISLFGLPLTASTPGARPAVLCSSHHLNRTSTHIKPICGDYYTCSVGTMSSPACPHVKSRCPQYPESTIKRFTVPEDKVDWDQKWPQYSPVSHTAPAVLNKPIWADPDIGSFSPNFNAVDGLVDRSSFEGQYKVENGKPLNPRGRTGLTGRGLLGRWGPNHAADPIVTRWKVDASGAKIHHSASKKPILQFVSIKRRDCGEWAIPGGMVDPGEQVSLTLQREFSEEALNSLSLKQSEKEDIHKRIQKLFGSAGFQVYKGYVDDPRNTDNAWMETVAVNFHDEAGNSVSELPLQAGDDAGQVQWVDVDSSFSLYASHSHFLELVARERKAHW, from the exons ATGGTTTTCTCATCTTCGAGACGACACTGGATAAGTGCTGTTCGTTTGGCGATCAGTCTGTTTGGACTCCCGTTGACTGCCTCCACCCCTGGAGCAAG ACCTGCGGTTCTTTGCTCATCCCATCATCTTAACAGAACCAGTACACATATTAAACCTATTTGTGGGGACTATTACACCTGCAGTGTCGGTACAATGTCCTCCCCAGCTTGTCCTCATGTAAAATCCAGATGTCCACAGTATCCAGAGTCCACCATCAAGCGCTTCACTGTACCTGAGGACAAGGTGGACTGGGATCAGAAATGGCCCCAGTACAGCCCAGTCAGCCACACTGCTCCAGCTGTTTTAAATAAGCCAATCTGGGCTGATCCCGATATTGG TTCCTTCTCTCCAAATTTCAATGCTGTTGACGGTCTTGTGGACAGGTCAAGTTTTGAGGGACAATACAAAGTGGAAAATGGGAAGCCATT AAACCCTCGTGGGCGCACTGGTTTGACTGGACGAGGTTTGCTTGGACGATGGGGACCCAATCATGCTGCCGACCCTATTGTCACAAG ATGGAAGGTAGATGCCAGCGGAGCAAAGATTCATCACTCAGCCTCCAAAAAGCCCATCCTGCAGTTTGTGTCCATCAAGAGGAGAGACTGCGGGGAGTGGGCCATTCCAGGG GGGATGGTGGACCCAGGGGAACAGGTTTCCCTCACGTTGCAGCGGGAGTTCTCCGAGGAAGCCCTAAACTCGCTTTCGTTAAAGCAGTCAGAGAAGGAAGACATCCACAAACGCATCCAAAAACTCTTCGGGTCTGCAGGGTTTCAG GTTTATAAAGGATATGTTGATGATCCAAGAAACACCGACAATGCCTGGATGGAGACGGTCGCCGTCAACTTTCACGATGAAGCGG GCAACAGTGTGAGCGAGCTGCCTCTGCAGGCTGGCGATGACGCAGGACAGGTCCAGTGGGTGGACGTGGACTCGTCGTTCAGCCTCTATGCGAGCCACTCCCACTTCTTGGAGCTGGTTGCCAGAGAGCGGAAGGCCCACTGGTAA
- the LOC116735685 gene encoding uncharacterized protein LOC116735685, with translation MSGKVKGRSAANADSMAGLVSCDERILRDIHQLYTEADSGLIPVAESVGVKLLPPRKKITVMLMGNHSAGKSSFINWYVEEHIQRTGVAIETQGFSFVTSGRKRESLTGNATLHLYPHFKPLQEFKGVSEYLSTEICTSRQKRFSLVTFVDSPGLVDGDMKYPFDVDEVILWLGELCDLILVFFDPMGQALCKRTLNIVESLNEKHGDRIHFYLSKADEAGGESDRQRVMMQIVQELCKRPGLNKCGFDMPTIYIPNPNKPSRCVNQIEEVCRAVEKTINQTVQNTLNSLEKDCELISEAITNKLINDRQNSLQNRRARCQSCFLSLLGFCIPLALLALLALGTLSKELLDMALGQQGREALSLYLTPVVKIFDSLSGEQRLYCCGGLVLLSFLLLIIARFAFRTRPTLSGKQKRQLQEKLEYIQEVVKTKKKNLYEEYLRQSVSDHDMDV, from the exons ATGTCGGGAAAAGTCAAAGGCCGAAGTGCGGCTAACGCGGACTCCATGGCTGGCTTAGTGTCCTGTGATGAGCGCATCTTGCGGGATATTCATCAGCTGTACACGGAGGCGGACAGCG GGTTAATTCCCGTGGCCGAATCTGTTGGTGTGAAGCTCCTTCCACCCAGGAAAAAAATCACGGTGATGCTGATGGGCAACCACTCAGCCGGGAAAAGCTCTTTCATCAACTG GTATGTAGAGGAGCACATCCAGCGCACTGGGGTGGCTATTGAGACGCAGGGCTTCAGCTTTGTTACAAGCGGTCGCAAAAGAGAGTCCCTCACG GGAAATGCAACCCTTCATCTATATCCACATTTCAAGCCTCTGCAAGAGTTTAAAG GTGTTTCAGAGTACCTGAGCACGGAGATCTGCACATCTCGACAAAAGCGGTTCAGCCTGGTGACGTTTGTGGATTCTCCAGGCTTGGTGGATGGAGATATGAAATATCCCTTTGATGTGGACGAGGTGATCCTCTGGCTGG GGGAACTTTGTGACCTTATCCTGGTTTTCTTTGACCCCATGGGTCAGGCTCTGTGCAAGCGGACCCTCAACATTGTGGAGTccctgaatgaaaaacatggcGACCGGATACACTTTTATTTGAGCAAGGCGGATGAAGCTGGTGGAGAGTCAGACAGACAG aGAGTAATGATGCAGATTGTTCAGGAGCTCTGCAAAAGACCAGGACTCAACAAATGTGGTTTTGACATGCCCACCATTTACATTCCCAATCCCAACAAG CCCAGTCGCTGTGTGAACCAGATTGAGGAGGTCTGTCGTGCCGTCGAGAAAACCATCAACCAGACAGTCCAGAACACCCTCAACTCCCTGGAGAAGGACTGTGAGCTCATCAGCGAGGCCATCACGAATAAACTCATCAatgacag GCAGAACAGTTTGCAGAACAGACGCGCCCGCTGCCAGAGCTGCTTCCTGTCCCTGCTGGGTTTCTGCATCCCACTGGCTCTGCTGGCCTTACTGGCGCTGGGGACGTTGTCCAAAGAGCTACTGGACATGGCTCTGGGCCAACAGGGCAGAGAGGCTCTCTCACTGTATCTG ACTCCAGtagtgaaaatatttgactCCCTGTCTGGGGAACAGCGGCTTTATTGCTGCGGTGGACTGgtccttctctccttcctcctgctCATCATTGCTCGCTTTGCCTTCAG AACTCGGCCGACTCTGTCAGGCAAACAGAAACGGCAGCTCCAGGAGAAGCTCGAATACATTCAGGAGGTGGTTAAGACCAAAAAG AAAAACCTCTACGAGGAATATCTGCGCCAGAGTGTTAGTGATCATGACATGGACgtgtaa
- the rabep2 gene encoding rab GTPase-binding effector protein 2 encodes MSSEKKDTVASLQAQLAEYRAQAEHWQGVATICELSKQEELAELQKQCDEEIQSLQEALRETAAQYEARIAVLQSQPVDWRRTSGHNATSSRKGWGDADFSTNDSPTSAVNSSKEDEAASPADQTRSRPAESEAAAEGESSALSAEGYFSLQNCDSASLSSFSLDTPSLPRKLLAQDDTDSLVSTGTLVPEAIYLPPAGHRLVTHSDWDAMNAQLSELRGEVSRLQAEKEELERELDTHTHQTHKQVSLLQSQVQASETLLQDLQKSFSQSQNAVQSRLAELSLSQRKMCCELSRLKGEEVDESLLDSLSSLSSAQHGAHCEERLRIEIVNLREQLDSRTEENDVLEVQLSTLRTETEKIQAQKDQQQAELLSCRSELDALRVALTHLQSSNKALTHDKAVLHQQCLELRSQVISLRSQVDTSQTVQRDFVELSQSLQVKLELIRQAERLEQVKEILGESVGEAESQPADAS; translated from the exons ATGAGCTCGGAGAAGAAAGACACAG TGGCGAGCCTGCAGGCCCAGCTAGCTGAGTACCGTGCCCAGGCCGAGCACTGGCAGGGCGTGGCAACCATCTGTGAGCTGAGCAAACAGGAGGAACTGGCCGAGCTGCAGAAACAATGTGATGAAGAGATACAGTCTCTTCAGGAGGCGCTCAGAG AGACTGCAGCTCAGTATGAAGCCAGGATAGCAGTGCTGCAGTCCCAGCCTGTGGACTGGAGGAGAACCAGTGGACACAACGCA ACCAGCAGCAGGAAGGGCTGGGGCGACGCCGACTTCTCCACTAATGACTCTCCAACATCGGCTGTCAACAGCTCGAAAGAGGATGAAGCAGCTTCGCCAGCGGACCAAACGAGAAGTCGACCAGCAGAGTCGGAGGCAGCGGCAGAAGGAGAAAGCTCGGCACTCTCGGCCGAGGGTTATTTCTCATTGCAGAACTGCGACTCGGCATCGCTGTCCTCGTTCTCCTTGGACACTCCGTCTCTGCCCAGAAAGCTCCTCGCTCAGGACGACACAGATTCGCTGGTTTCCACAGGAACGCTGGTTCCCGAAGCCATCTACCTGCCGCCAGCCGGACACCGCCTCGTAACGCACAGCGACTGGGACGCCATGAACGCGCAG CTGTCAGAGCTGCGAGGGGAAGTGAGCCGGCTGCAGGCAgagaaggaggagctggagagagAGCTGGATACACACACCCACCAAACCCACAAACAG GTCTCACTGCTCCAGTCTCAGGTCCAGGCCTCAGAGACGCTTCTACAAGATTTACAGAAATctttcagccaatcacagaatGCTGTGCAGAGCCGGCTG GCAGAGCTGTCCCTGTCTCAGCGGAAAATGTGCTGTGAATTGTCCAGGCTGAAGGGAGAAGAGGTTGACGAGAGCTTACTAGATTCCCTGTCGTCCCTCTCGAGCGCACAGCAT GGGGCGCACTGTGAGGAGCGGCTTCGCATTGAGATTGTCAATCTGAGGGAGCAGCTGGACAGTCGGACTGAGGAGAACG ATGTTTTAGAGG TGCAGCTGTCCACTCTGAGGACTGAGACGGAGAAGATCCAGGCTCAGAAGGACCAGCAGCAGGCTGAGCTGCTTTCCTGCCGCAGTGAACTGGACGCCCTGCGGGTGGCGCTCACTCATTTGCAGAGCTCGAACAAAGCCCTCACTCAtgataaa GCCGTTCTTCACCAACAGTGTCTGGAGCTCCGAAGCCAAGTGATCAGTCTCCGCTCTCAGGTGGACACCAGCCAGACCGTGCAGAGAGACTTCGTCGAGCTCTCCCAGTCGCTTCAG GTGAAGCTGGAGTTGATCCGGCAGGCGGAGAGGCTGGAACAGGTCAAGGAGATTCTGGGGGAGAGCGTCGGTGAAGCGGAGTCTCAGCCGGCTGACGCCTCGTGA